The following coding sequences are from one Halomicrobium zhouii window:
- a CDS encoding zinc metalloprotease has translation MNFSARELRDLGIAWVTLGVAFTVLLERAGIQSALRGNVASVAGELGSTFAVSMVTVGVGFLFHELAHKVVAVQFGQVAEFRADYSMLFVAVVGAFMGFLFAAPGAVHHRGQITPREHGLIAVAGPVTNLGFGAVFVGAWLVAPPGILTEIAWFGLLINFLLAGFNMIPFGPLDGKTVLDWSKGAYALVALPSFALAALVVLSVF, from the coding sequence ATGAACTTCAGCGCGCGCGAACTCCGGGATCTCGGGATCGCGTGGGTCACGCTCGGCGTCGCCTTCACCGTGTTACTCGAACGGGCCGGGATCCAGAGCGCGCTCCGGGGCAACGTGGCCAGCGTCGCCGGGGAACTCGGCTCGACGTTCGCCGTCTCGATGGTCACCGTCGGCGTCGGCTTCCTCTTCCACGAACTCGCCCACAAGGTCGTCGCCGTCCAGTTCGGCCAGGTCGCCGAGTTCCGGGCCGATTACAGCATGCTGTTCGTCGCCGTCGTCGGCGCGTTCATGGGCTTTCTCTTCGCCGCGCCCGGCGCGGTCCACCACCGTGGGCAGATTACGCCCAGAGAACACGGCCTCATCGCCGTCGCCGGCCCGGTGACGAACCTCGGCTTCGGCGCCGTGTTCGTCGGCGCGTGGCTCGTCGCGCCGCCGGGGATACTCACCGAGATCGCCTGGTTCGGACTGTTGATCAACTTCCTCCTGGCGGGGTTCAACATGATCCCGTTCGGCCCGCTCGACGGCAAGACGGTGCTGGACTGGAGCAAGGGAGCCTACGCCCTGGTGGCGCTCCCGAGTTTCGCCCTCGCCGCGCTCGTCGTGCTATCTGTCTTCTGA